CAAAAGCAGAGTTAGTCGCTACAATCAAAGAAAGGATTAAGACTACTTTTAAGATTTTGTTCATTGTGTTTGCCTTATTATTTTTCACTGCGGGCAACTACCCACATAGTTCCGTAACCAATATTGGCTGATTTATAATCAATCCACATATAACCTTTGATGCCCCATCTATCACTCCATGAATTTTTAATTAGATAGGCATTGAGTTTATCATCCCAACCTACGATTGTGATTGCGTGGTTCACATCATTTGAGCTAGAAGTCTTTACTTTCTCATTAAACACTCCACCTGCATAAGCTTGAAAATGAGGTGTAACATAGACTGCACTGGCTAACGGTCCGTATTTGCAGAGGGCTTGTTTTACTTCTTTGACAGTTGGGGTTCTATTGCCATTAGCCACATATCCCCAGGCTACTGTTTGGTAGTTAGTCGTTTTGTAAGGCTTACACTGCATATCCTTTCCTTTATAAGGCTCTGCACTTTCATCTACTCCACTTTTAGAGCCTGTAGCAGTTGCTGATTTCATAAGCATGAATTCAAATGCATTACCAGGCCAGCCACCATCTGCACAACTACCTGCACGGGAGCAATTCACTAGTTGCTGCTCGGACATGTCAATGGTCTTATTATTTTGAATTAAATAGCTAGACTCGAAGGCTGCCGTAGTGGTAAATGCCCAACAGCTTCCGCAGGAGCCTTGTTGTCTAACGGGCGTTACCTTCCCTTCTGCTCTCCAGTCCCAAGCGGCTAATTCTACTTTACACTTAGCTTCGTTTTTCTTTGGTGGAGGAGGTGGTTCAATATAGCCTTGGTCTTCGGTTTGTTGGTAGGGATCATCTTGGCTATAATCTTCCATGTCTGCGTATTCATCTGGAAGTGGATCATTCTCATCAAAAATGATTTCTTCCATTTCCTCAAAATCATCAGTTGTGAATTTTACTTTCTTCTTTTGTTTTTTTCTTTTGCCTTCCATCTTTAAGCGCTTCTGTGCTTCTTTGTTTACTTTTGCGTAATCAATCGAGCGTGGAGCTTTGGTAGATGCAATCTGTGAGATTTCATATTTCATAGCTTCTGTAATGGCTACCTTGAAACTATAATTATTTGCTTTTATATCTTCTTGGAGTTTGTTTAGTTTTTCTTTGAGATCAGAAAGTTCTTTATTATTCTTATCTTTCTGTTTTTGTAAAATATCTTTGGCTGATTCTTGCGAATGCACATACAGAGTAGAAAACAAAAAGGAACAAAGGGAAACTAATAATAGGATTTTTCTAGGGGGAATTTTATTCATTTTCATGGAGAGAGATTGTTACCTTTTTTTTAAAACAGTCAAGTAGAAAATTCCCGAACTCTTCTGGGCGAAGGATAATCAGTTCTTTTTTTATTAGTTTACATTTATGAAATTAAAAATTTCCATGATGTATGAGTTTTCAAATAGAAACATTTCCTGTTTATCCTTTGGGCTGTAATTGTTCGATTGTGTCTTGTGATAAGACAAAGGAAGCGATTGTGATTGACCCGGGTGGAAGCGAGGACCAGATTTTTAAATATTTAAAATCAAAAGACTTGAAAGTTACTCAGATCATTCACACACACGCGCATTTTGATCATTGCTTGGGAACTAAGACGGTTGCAGATGCATATGAAGGTTGTAAGATCGGACTTCATAAAGATGATTTAAAGCTTTACCAGAATATTCCTATGCAATGCGAAATGTTTGGCGTAGATTTTAAAGGCGACATAAGAGACCTAGATTATTTTTTAGAGGACAACCAAATTCTTTCTGTTGGAAATGCGACCAATATGGAAGTTCTACACACCCCCGGTCATAGTCCTGGTTCGGTCTGTTTTGTTTTACGCGGCTCTGACAAGCATATTGTTTTTTCGGGAGATACTCTTTTTTCTGGAAGCATTGGGCGCACAGATCTATGGGGTGGAGATTATGAGACAATAATTAAGTCAATTCAGACTAGATTATTGACATTGGAAGATGAAACGCTTGTCATACCAGGTCATGGTGAGTCAAGTGTCATATATAGGGAAAAAATGTATAACCCTTATCTAAATTGAGGGAATAGGTTATTTTTGATGTTACAAATTCCGACAATTGTAGGAGAAAGTTTATGATGATTATTCGGCTAATTGCATACCTCTTGCTACTTATATTTTTTTGCGGCAGTCTTGCTGTTTCCGCAGTATCTTGGTCATTTTATGAGTCTGTTTACTCTTCTCTTAATCTTCTCAAATACACTTCGGACAACAAAGCCCGCGATATTCTCGCTACGGTTGCTCGTGTAGCAGAGACTAAAATGAATTCAGAAGGCTATTCAGAAATGAATGACTTCTTCGTTCGTATGATTAAACAATCCGAGAAAGATTTGGATAAGTTTACTATCAAAGAAGTTTTTTTAATTTCACCAGAGGGCGTTGTTCTCGCTCATAGCAATCCATCGGAAGCGACTGGAGAGATTACTTCTCGCACTCCATCAGCCAAATACAATAAGCCTTACTA
This Leptospiraceae bacterium DNA region includes the following protein-coding sequences:
- a CDS encoding Cathepsin L, yielding MNKIPPRKILLLVSLCSFLFSTLYVHSQESAKDILQKQKDKNNKELSDLKEKLNKLQEDIKANNYSFKVAITEAMKYEISQIASTKAPRSIDYAKVNKEAQKRLKMEGKRKKQKKKVKFTTDDFEEMEEIIFDENDPLPDEYADMEDYSQDDPYQQTEDQGYIEPPPPPKKNEAKCKVELAAWDWRAEGKVTPVRQQGSCGSCWAFTTTAAFESSYLIQNNKTIDMSEQQLVNCSRAGSCADGGWPGNAFEFMLMKSATATGSKSGVDESAEPYKGKDMQCKPYKTTNYQTVAWGYVANGNRTPTVKEVKQALCKYGPLASAVYVTPHFQAYAGGVFNEKVKTSSSNDVNHAITIVGWDDKLNAYLIKNSWSDRWGIKGYMWIDYKSANIGYGTMWVVARSEK
- a CDS encoding MBL fold metallo-hydrolase — protein: MSFQIETFPVYPLGCNCSIVSCDKTKEAIVIDPGGSEDQIFKYLKSKDLKVTQIIHTHAHFDHCLGTKTVADAYEGCKIGLHKDDLKLYQNIPMQCEMFGVDFKGDIRDLDYFLEDNQILSVGNATNMEVLHTPGHSPGSVCFVLRGSDKHIVFSGDTLFSGSIGRTDLWGGDYETIIKSIQTRLLTLEDETLVIPGHGESSVIYREKMYNPYLN